The sequence below is a genomic window from Rudanella lutea DSM 19387.
CGGCTTCATCGCGATTGGCCTGGAGGTATATTTTGGATAATTGCATGATATTGAGTTGTAAGCTACCAAACGGAGCATTGCAGAGAAGCGGGTGGGTACGAAGACCGTTACTTTTTAACCCTCGGTTAAACGCTGTGGCTCGTTGCGTGTCTCAGAGATGTAGCTCATTTCGGCAGGCGAAATTACGAAGATTTAGCGGGGCAACCCGTAAGTTTGGGGGTAATCTGCCTTTTGGGCATATACGTTGTTCCTATTTACCAATTTAATATGTCGATCAATCGTCGCGATTTTCTCAAGCGTACCGGCGTACTGGCTGCCGGTGCCCTCGCTCTTAACCATACAGCCGCTCTGGCTGCCAAGAACATAGGTGTTTTTGGGGTACAATTGTACAGCGTTCGGGATGTATTACCCAAAGATCCGAAAGGTATTATGACCCAACTGGCGCAGATGGGCTATCGTCAGTTTGAAAGCTACCAGGGCAACCAGGGCTTTTTGTGGGGGATGAGTCCGAAAGAGATTAAGTCGTTCCTGAACGACATTAACGTGAAGATGGTCAGCACGCACTTCAACTACGGTGGGCAGGCGAATAAACCCGACGAGTTGAAAAAAAGCTTCGACATGGCCGCTGAGGCTGGCCTGACGTACGCATTGTGCCCATACATTGGGGCTCAGAAGTCATTTGACGACTGGAAGCGTATTGCTGATGGGTTCAACAAAGCGGGTGAACTGGCCCGGCAGAGTGGGGTCAAGTTTGGTTACCACAACCACGACTATTCATTCAAGGCGCTCGACGGTAAAATTCCGCAGGAGTACCTGCTGGCTAATACCGATCCGAAAAATGTGATGTTTGAACTGGATCTGTGCTGGATTGATGTGGCGGGGCAGAATCCCGTAGAGCACCTGAAAAAGTATGGCAAGCGATATGAGCTGTGCCACATCAAGGATTACAAGAAAGAAAACGGCAAACCCGTTCAGAATGACCTCGGCAAGGGGAACGTTGATTTCAAAACAACCCTCAAAACCGCCCGGGACAACGGCATGAAGTACTTTATCGTGGAGCAGGAAGAATACCCAACCTCGCCTATGGAAAGTATGAAAATGGACGCGGCTTACATGAAGCAGTTGAGTGTATAATAATCATCGATGAGTGATGAGTTATACGTGATGAACGATGAATGGGCTGCCGCTAAAATTTTACTCATCGTTCATCACGTATAACTCATCATTACATCAGGGGAACTTCGGGAATTTGCTAAAGTCGGGTTTCCGCTTCTCCAGGAAGGCATTTTTGCCTTCTTTGGCTTCTTCAGACAGGTAATACAACAGAGTGGCATCGCCCGCCAGTTGCTGAATACCTGCCTGCCCGTCGAGCTCGGCGTTGAATGCCGCTTTGAGCATTCGCAGGGCAATAGGGCTCTTTTCGAGCATCTTCCGGCACCATTCAATGGTGGTTTCTTCCAGCTTATCCAGGGGCACAACCTTGTTGACCAGCCCCATGTCCAGGGCTTCCTGTGCGTTATACTGATCGCAAAGGAACCAGATTTCGCGGGCTTTTTTCTGTCCTACCACTCGGGCCAGATACGACGCCCCAAAGCCGCCGTCGAACGAACCCACTTTGGGGCCCGTTTGCCCGAACCGAGCATTTTCGGCCGCTATGCTGATGTCGCACACCACGTGCAGTACGTGACCACCGCCAATAGCGTACCCGGCTACCATAGCGACTACTGGCTTCGGAATCCGGCGGATCTGCATTTGCAGGTCGAGCACGTTCAAGCGAGGCACCTGATCTTCGCCGATATAGCCGCCATGCCCCCGCACCGACTGATCACCGCCTGAGCAGAAGGCTTCGCCCCCTTCGCCGGTCAGGATAACCACGCCAACGCGCTCATCTTGCCGGGCAATCTCCATGGCTTCCGACATCTCCTTTACCGTCAGCGGGGTAAAGGCATTCCGCTTGTGCGGGCGGTTAATACTGATCTTGGCGATCCCTTCGTAATACGAGAAAATAATCTCTTTGTACTCCTTAATAACCTCCCAGGGGTAGTTGCTTTGCATATGAGTGATGAATGATAAGTGATGAACGATGAGTGATCTCGCGTCAGCAAGTTTATCACTTATCGTTCATCACTCATCGTTTCAAAATTGGTTTCGTGATACTGTACATCCCACGTATGGTCGGCCATCATCCGGACGGTGGCGAGGCAACGTTCAAAGGGGAACTTGCGCCCCCATTCGTTCGGAGCTACCATCGACAGCAGGTCTGTACCGTTTTTACGGGTGTAAAAATAATAGGTATGTCCTACAACAGGCTCAAAACTCATTTGGGCGGAGTAAATCCGCTCCGAAATCTCGACCCGGTTTCGAATCGCTGTGGCCTGTTCGGCCAGCAGTTGCATCTGTTTGTAGAGCTGGGATAGCTGGAGGTCGGTTTGCTCGCGCATGGCGGTCACAGCCCGCCCGGTTATTTTCCCCTTGTCTTCGGGGCGAATCACTGCACCACCCGCCGTATGGGCGTACTCCATCAGACCGGGGCTTTCGGCTACTTTCTCCGGTGCAATGGGGTTAATGATCACTTTGGCTTCTTCCATAATTGATTGATAAACCCTTCGTGAATTGCCTTTGTTTTGGATTTGCAGGGCTACAGACCTGCGGTTCGCGGTTTATCGTTAGATTAGCGTCAAAGATACAAAGCCACATGGAAGCTCTTTCAAAAACAATTGATCGACACACGTTTTTTCGGGTACTCGGGGCGAGTTTAGGTGTGGTTAGCCTGAGTAGCTGCGAAACCAAAGCGGATGATCTGAGTCCGGCGAGCGATGCGCTCGACCTGACCATTCGGCTCGATGATGCCCGGTACGTTGACCTGCTCAAACAGGGTTTCTATGTGGTTGTGAACAACCGCGTGATTGTGGCGCATATCCAACCAAATCAGTACGTAGCGGTATCGCCTAAATGCACACACGAGGGCTCTACGCTTGTATATCAGGCGAACAACAACGCTTTTTATTGCCCGTTCGACGGTTCGCGTTTCGACCTCAACGGTAAGGTAATCTTCGGCCCGGCTACCCAGCCGTTGGTGGTGTATAAAGTCTCTAACGACCAGAAAAGTAATACGTTACGCATTTTTGGATAAGTTGCACGGGTGCTGATTACCCACATATCTATTGCCTGACAAACGTGCCTCTGTTCGGGGTATTTTCCCTTTATGTATAGTTTCGACGGTCGGTTACCGGTTGACCAATGGCCTTTGCCCACCCACACGTACGCCGAGCAGGCGGTAGCGTTTGCACGGGCCTGGCAGTCGGGGCAGGCGACGTTTGTCCTGCATACGTCGGGTTCCACCGGAACACCCAAGCCCATTACGCTCACCCGCACTCAGATGCAGGCAAGCGCCGAGCTTACGGGGCAAACGTTCGGGTTGCAAGCCGGCGACAGGGCGCTCTGCTGTCTCAACACGGCCTACGTAGCGGGTACTATGATGCTGGTGCGGGCTTTGACGCTTGGCCTGCGGCTGGTGCTGGTTGAGCCGTCGGGAAATCCGTTGACGTTGTTTAAGACGGGTACCAACAATTTCGATTTCTTTGCCTTTGTGCCTCTTCAAGTACAGGCAATACTGGGCCAGACGCCCGAGAAAATCGAAATACTGAACCAAGCTAAGGCTATTTTGCTGGGGGGGGCAGCTACCTCGCCGGTGCAGGAGGCTCAGTTGCAGGTCATTGCGGCTCCGGTCTATGCTACCTACGGAATGACCGAAACGGTTTCGCACATTGCCATTCGCCGGTTGAACGGCCCCAACAAATCCGACTTTTTTACCGCGTTGGATGGGGTCGAGTTACGCACTGATGCCCGGCACTGTCTGGCAATTCGGGCGGCCGCGAGCAATTTTGCGTGGGTGCAAACCAACGATGTATTTGAGTGGGCCGACGGGACGGAGCCTGGCAAACGGTTTCGAATTCTGGGGCGTGCCGATTCGATTATTAATACCGGGGGCGTCAAGGTTCAGCCCGAGCGGGTTGAGCAGATTGTACAGAGGGTTCTGGCTATCAATGGGTTGTCGCCCCGGTTGTTTGTGGCTGGAGTGCCCGATGAGCGGTTGGGTGTGCGGATTGTTCTGGTGGTCGAAGGCAAGGCCGAGGCTTTGCCGGAACTCGAAGCCAGGCGTAGCGAATGGACTGAGCAGGTTCGTCGGGAAATTGGCCCCTACGCTGTGCCGAAAGACATTATCTTTGTGGCCACATTCTGCGAAACCCCGACCGGTAAAATTGACCGGAGTAAGACGCTGCACTTAGCCATTGGGCAGTAGTCACGGGCTTCGCCTTATTGTTTATTGGTCATCCAGAGAGGCTGGGCAACCCCAGGAATCCATGACCAATGACCCCAAGCACTATGTTTAAAAACGTACAGATACGCTTCCAGACGGCCCGGTCACTCCCGGCTCCATACGCTTATTTCTTCACCCTGGCGGTTCGCCCGGCGTTTAAAGACTATCTCGCCGTTGACCTGAGCGTGACCTACCCGGATCGCGATGATATCGACGACGATGAGCTCATTGCCGAAGGCTACACCCGCGACGACGATTTTGCCTGGAATGGTCGGTTTGGGCTTGTGTGGCAACAGGCCATGGCGTCGCTGGTGCAGAAAACGAAGCTGGAAACCCTGAATGAAGAAGAGCTTGACGAGGATGATGACTTCTGGGAGGTGTCTCTGACGGCGGAAGACGGCACCCAAAAAACGGGGATGCCCGCCAATTATGAAGATTGGCAATACCTGATTCAGGAACTGATGCAGGCTACGTACGAAGCGGCCGGCCGCGAACGTCCCTTCGAGCTAACCTACGTTGAACCAGGTCGGGAGGGGGATCTGGAGGTGCAGATTACAGCCTCCTTTGCCGAACGAACCATAAACCTGCAAACAACCCAAAACGGACGGTCGAAGACGAAAACGTTGCCCTGGAAAACGCTTCAGTCGATTATGAGTACCATTTATGATGTGGATTTCGACCCCGAAGAAGCCGAACTAAAGCGCCCCCGTCGGGCGGGAGCGTGGCTCAACCTGGGTACTGAAGAATGGTACGACGTTGGGCCTTATGAAGATATTACGGCGATGCTACGGAAGATCGGCTAAACAGCACCGAAAGTACCATACCGTTCACGGCTGCCTCCTGCGCGACAGAGGGCAGCCGTTTTTGTATCAGTGGGAGCCAATCGGGTAGTCGATTGGTGCGTAAGCCTGCCGTCCATTGAAAAAAAAGAAGCATGGCCCTGACGAGTGCCCGTTGCCACCACACGTTTGTCGGAACAAAGTCGGTGACGAGCCAGAAGCCCCCCAGCGTCAGGTGTTGAAGGAGCCGGGGAATCATGCGTTCGGCCAGCCACGGCTCCGAAAATAAATCAAGCACAAAGGGAGTCAGAATGACGGTGAACCGTTCCTGCTCTGACAATGACGCTTCGGTGCCCTGCATGAATGCTACCCGGTTACGGCCCGGGTGGTGTTGCACCCGTTTCTCTGAAAGTGTGAGCATTTGGCCCGAGGCTTCAAGGTACACAACATGGTCGGGCGCACAACGGTCGAGCACCTGCTTGAGCAACCAGCCGGTGCCGCCCCCCAGAATGAGCCACCGCCCCCCATTCGGTAGCCGGTCCAGCAAACTTATCTGTGCCCGTTGAAGTGAGCGGCCAAAAACCAGCCGTGCCAGCGGGTCGTAGGTGGATGCGATGGTGTCAAAAGTCATTTAGTTCATCGAAAATAAAGCGAAACGGGCCAGTTTCTGTTAAGTGTTATCAGGTAATAATATTAAAAAGGTAGAACAAATAGTTTGTTTACCGGGCTCTCGTAAAGCCGCACACAACGTAAACAGAAACGGGATGAAAAAGGGATGGATTGTGGCGCTTCTTCTGCTTTTAGTAGGGGCTATTGGAGCTTACGTGTGGTACAGCCGACTCAAAAACGAAGCGCAGGCCGAAGGGGGGGCTTACGATGATACGCTCAAGCCGCGTCTGGAAATGAGCACTATGGAGATCACAAACATGGACGACGACGTGATTACGATGAACGTGAAAATGCTCATTGACAACCCTTTACCGGTTGGGTTCAAAGCGAATAAACTGCGTTACACGGTGTATATGGCCAAAACGCCCATCATTGAAGAGTCGTACGCCAAAACGATCGAGGTTGAGTCGGGTGATAGCACGTTTATAACGCTACCCATGAAGCTGCAAACCAAAAAAATGATGGCCGTACTAAATGCCCTTGACCAAAAGAACATCGACAGTACGACCTATGGGGTCCGGGCCGCGTTTGACCTTGACGTACCAATTTTGGGCGAGCGCACCTTTACGCAGACATTTGAAAAACGGTTACCGACGGTTTATGTCCCCAAAATAAAGATAGAAGACCTCGACTTTGGCAAAATTGGTCTTAAACGTACCGATGTGGCCGCTAAGGTGAGCATCGAAAATCGCAATAGCTTCCCAATTCAGTTTACGGATACGCACTACCGGGTGTCGATCGACGGTAAGGAGATTGCCGAGGGCCACCAACCCGAGCCGGTAGTCATCAGAGAGCGAGCCACCACGCCTGTTGTGTTTCCTGTAACCATGAAGCCGGGCAACACGTTGGGCCTGTTGCCCAAAATGCTGTTCAACAAAAAGGATACGCCTTTTCTGGTGACTATGCAGAGCAAGTTAATCGCTAAAGGAGGCAACAAAATGCTCAACCAAAGCCAGATGAATACGGTAGTGCGGGGTACGCTGGCCGATCTGAAAAAGGATTAGCGTCAGCACTATTCTGTAATTCGTGTTAAGCTGACTTTAACGCGCTGCTTTTGTAAACACGTACGGGTCGTACTCCACAAAGTCGCTGGCTTTGATTTCGACGCTTTTTACGGTATTCCCATCGACGCTAAACCGGGCCGGAAACACGCCAAATGCCTGATTGGAGTACGTTAGCCGAAAGGTGTTATCGTCCATATACTCAAGCCGGGCCGTCATGCGTGGGTGATGTTCAAACAGGACATCGAGCCCCGTGCCAGCTGGCTTTAGCGTAATGGTTCCGTACAGTTCGTTACGGTAGGTTCCGGCAAAAGCCATCAGAGGCAGCGATGGTTTGTTTCCTTTGGCAACCCGGTCGGCCAGAGCTTTGAGCGTAGCCTGTTCCTCAGCCATGCCCGCGCGGGCTTGCTTTAGAAAAAAGGCGCTGCGGTTTGTGTACGGAACGCCCAGATAGGCATCGAGAATCTGATACCGCAATGCCTCAAAGAAGCTCTGATTGTCGTTGTTGGTCAGAATGGTAATGGCCAATTTTTCTTCGGGTACAAAGCAGGTATTTGTCACAAAGCCGAAGGCCCCGCCGGTATGCCAGAAAATCTGCCGCCCGGCATAATCTGCCGATAGCACACCCAGGCCATACGTTTGAAAATGGCGGGGCAATACCGTCGACTTGCGGCTGCCGACGATTGTGTTGGCGTCGCGAGTACGTTGAACCACACTCCAGGGCAGAATCCGCTGCCCATCGAGCCGACCGCTGTCGAGCTGCATCATGAGCCATTTACTCAGGTCTTTCACGCTCGAGACCATGCTGCCTGCCGGTCCTAAATTGTCGACGACGTCGTACGGAATCCGGCGCAGAGGGCCAAAGCTGCTGGTATGGGGGCGGGCTACGTTGGAGCGGTTTTCGGCCCCGGCCGTGAGCATGTACGTATTCGTCATGCCCAGCGGTTTGAGCAGGTTCGTTTCAACGTAAGCTTCCCACGATTGGCCGGTCACCTTCGGAATGATTTCGCCTGCCGTAACGAAAGCCGAGTTGCAGTAGCCGTAATCCTGTCGAAACTGCCCGGTTGGTTTCAGAAGTCGCATCCGCCGGATTACTTCGGCACGGGGAAGGTCGGTGTTCCAGAAGGTAAAATCGCCCTGAAAGGTCTTGGTCCCCAGCCGGTGGCAGAGCAAATCGCGCACGCTAACCAGAGCCGTTGAGGTGGGGTCGAAGAGCTGGTAATCGGGGAAGAACTTGGTCACCTTGTCGTTGAGTGACAGTTTCTTGTCATCTTCCAGCTTGGCAAGCGCCGTACCCGTAAACAGTTTGGTGTTCGACGCAATCAGAAACAAGGTGTTTTCATCGACGGGCTCACTTTTACCGGCTTCACGCACGCCAAACCCTTTCGACACAACTACTTTGCCGTCTTTCACAACTGCAATGGCGAGTCCCGGAATCTGCCAGTCGGCCATGCCACGCTCAATGTAGCGGTCGAGGCTGTCGGCGATAAACGCGGGTGGTTGGGCGTGGAGGAGACAGGACGAAAGGAGGAGGGAGGAAAGGAGAAGCAGGGGTTTCATGGTGAAATTGTCGTAGCGTGTAGGGGCGTTTCCGGATAAAATGAGACGTTGGACACAAAGAAACAAAAAAGCCCCGCAAGTTGCTGCGGGGCTTTTGTTCGGTGTAAAACCGTGTTGGTATTACAACTGCGGCTGCTGGGCTACC
It includes:
- the menB gene encoding 1,4-dihydroxy-2-naphthoyl-CoA synthase, whose protein sequence is MQSNYPWEVIKEYKEIIFSYYEGIAKISINRPHKRNAFTPLTVKEMSEAMEIARQDERVGVVILTGEGGEAFCSGGDQSVRGHGGYIGEDQVPRLNVLDLQMQIRRIPKPVVAMVAGYAIGGGHVLHVVCDISIAAENARFGQTGPKVGSFDGGFGASYLARVVGQKKAREIWFLCDQYNAQEALDMGLVNKVVPLDKLEETTIEWCRKMLEKSPIALRMLKAAFNAELDGQAGIQQLAGDATLLYYLSEEAKEGKNAFLEKRKPDFSKFPKFP
- a CDS encoding ubiquinol-cytochrome c reductase iron-sulfur subunit; the encoded protein is MEALSKTIDRHTFFRVLGASLGVVSLSSCETKADDLSPASDALDLTIRLDDARYVDLLKQGFYVVVNNRVIVAHIQPNQYVAVSPKCTHEGSTLVYQANNNAFYCPFDGSRFDLNGKVIFGPATQPLVVYKVSNDQKSNTLRIFG
- a CDS encoding LEA type 2 family protein; this translates as MKKGWIVALLLLLVGAIGAYVWYSRLKNEAQAEGGAYDDTLKPRLEMSTMEITNMDDDVITMNVKMLIDNPLPVGFKANKLRYTVYMAKTPIIEESYAKTIEVESGDSTFITLPMKLQTKKMMAVLNALDQKNIDSTTYGVRAAFDLDVPILGERTFTQTFEKRLPTVYVPKIKIEDLDFGKIGLKRTDVAAKVSIENRNSFPIQFTDTHYRVSIDGKEIAEGHQPEPVVIRERATTPVVFPVTMKPGNTLGLLPKMLFNKKDTPFLVTMQSKLIAKGGNKMLNQSQMNTVVRGTLADLKKD
- a CDS encoding AMP-binding protein, with the translated sequence MYSFDGRLPVDQWPLPTHTYAEQAVAFARAWQSGQATFVLHTSGSTGTPKPITLTRTQMQASAELTGQTFGLQAGDRALCCLNTAYVAGTMMLVRALTLGLRLVLVEPSGNPLTLFKTGTNNFDFFAFVPLQVQAILGQTPEKIEILNQAKAILLGGAATSPVQEAQLQVIAAPVYATYGMTETVSHIAIRRLNGPNKSDFFTALDGVELRTDARHCLAIRAAASNFAWVQTNDVFEWADGTEPGKRFRILGRADSIINTGGVKVQPERVEQIVQRVLAINGLSPRLFVAGVPDERLGVRIVLVVEGKAEALPELEARRSEWTEQVRREIGPYAVPKDIIFVATFCETPTGKIDRSKTLHLAIGQ
- a CDS encoding DUF2452 domain-containing protein, whose amino-acid sequence is MEEAKVIINPIAPEKVAESPGLMEYAHTAGGAVIRPEDKGKITGRAVTAMREQTDLQLSQLYKQMQLLAEQATAIRNRVEISERIYSAQMSFEPVVGHTYYFYTRKNGTDLLSMVAPNEWGRKFPFERCLATVRMMADHTWDVQYHETNFETMSDER
- a CDS encoding TIM barrel protein, whose product is MNRRDFLKRTGVLAAGALALNHTAALAAKNIGVFGVQLYSVRDVLPKDPKGIMTQLAQMGYRQFESYQGNQGFLWGMSPKEIKSFLNDINVKMVSTHFNYGGQANKPDELKKSFDMAAEAGLTYALCPYIGAQKSFDDWKRIADGFNKAGELARQSGVKFGYHNHDYSFKALDGKIPQEYLLANTDPKNVMFELDLCWIDVAGQNPVEHLKKYGKRYELCHIKDYKKENGKPVQNDLGKGNVDFKTTLKTARDNGMKYFIVEQEEYPTSPMESMKMDAAYMKQLSV
- a CDS encoding class I SAM-dependent methyltransferase encodes the protein MTFDTIASTYDPLARLVFGRSLQRAQISLLDRLPNGGRWLILGGGTGWLLKQVLDRCAPDHVVYLEASGQMLTLSEKRVQHHPGRNRVAFMQGTEASLSEQERFTVILTPFVLDLFSEPWLAERMIPRLLQHLTLGGFWLVTDFVPTNVWWQRALVRAMLLFFQWTAGLRTNRLPDWLPLIQKRLPSVAQEAAVNGMVLSVLFSRSSVASP
- a CDS encoding serine hydrolase, which gives rise to MKPLLLLSSLLLSSCLLHAQPPAFIADSLDRYIERGMADWQIPGLAIAVVKDGKVVVSKGFGVREAGKSEPVDENTLFLIASNTKLFTGTALAKLEDDKKLSLNDKVTKFFPDYQLFDPTSTALVSVRDLLCHRLGTKTFQGDFTFWNTDLPRAEVIRRMRLLKPTGQFRQDYGYCNSAFVTAGEIIPKVTGQSWEAYVETNLLKPLGMTNTYMLTAGAENRSNVARPHTSSFGPLRRIPYDVVDNLGPAGSMVSSVKDLSKWLMMQLDSGRLDGQRILPWSVVQRTRDANTIVGSRKSTVLPRHFQTYGLGVLSADYAGRQIFWHTGGAFGFVTNTCFVPEEKLAITILTNNDNQSFFEALRYQILDAYLGVPYTNRSAFFLKQARAGMAEEQATLKALADRVAKGNKPSLPLMAFAGTYRNELYGTITLKPAGTGLDVLFEHHPRMTARLEYMDDNTFRLTYSNQAFGVFPARFSVDGNTVKSVEIKASDFVEYDPYVFTKAAR